Part of the Chthonomonadales bacterium genome, GAGCTGTTCGCCAACATCATGGACGCCCTGCTGCACCGGGCCCCATGCGACGTGGTCATCGCGCGGCGCGCGATCGAGGTGGGCGCCGACGCTGGCGGCGCCGTGGAGTGAGTGGACAGGCAATACTCGGGGGCGCGGCGCACGGCCATGCGGCTGGCGGGCGCCCTGAACGGGCGGGAGACGCAAGAGATGAACGTGATCGTGCTGGGCTGCGGACGGGTCGGCTCCACGCTCGCGCGGATGATGTACCGCGACGGCCATAACGTGAGCGTGATCGACCTGCTCAGCGAGTCGTTCCGGCGGCTGGGGAACCGCTTCAAAGGGCAGCGCGTCGTTGGCAACGGGCTCGACCAGGACGTGCTTCGGCGGGCGGGCATCGAGAACTGCGACGTTTTCGTCTCGGTGACGCAGGGCGACAACCGCAACATCACCGCGGCGCAGATCGCGCGAGAGGTCTACAATGTCCCCAAGGTGCTCACGCGCATCAACGACCCCATCCGCGCGGACGCCTACCGCTCGCTTGGCGTCGTCAC contains:
- a CDS encoding TrkA family potassium uptake protein; translated protein: MNVIVLGCGRVGSTLARMMYRDGHNVSVIDLLSESFRRLGNRFKGQRVVGNGLDQDVLRRAGIENCDVFVSVTQGDNRNITAAQIAREVYNVPKVLTRINDPIRADAYRSLGVVTICGTTILSGLIRDYLSTDRWAVEKDYNKEYLSLNI